Proteins from a genomic interval of Sporolactobacillus sp. Y61:
- a CDS encoding LacI family DNA-binding transcriptional regulator, translating to MKPKLQDVAKLADVSPTTVSRVINNYGHISDKTRRRVREAMEQLNYSPNSLARSLQGKYSNLIGLIFFDISHPFFGELVSRLENILFERGYKTILCNSANNPNKEREYLKLLAANQVDGIIAGAHNTNISEYQEYDLPIISFDRYLSKNIPIVSSDNLEGGQLAAKALYESGVRRPAIISGVSQENSPTNNRTTGFKGIFSTHGITSDVFELPFETLPSLKYERILTILDRYHNDGIFCSDDLTAIQVHEGARQLGIDVPGALKIIGYDGTKVIQNYYPELTTIVQPLDDISHLLVELLLSKIKDPEYQMKKEYTLPVRLYKGITA from the coding sequence ATGAAACCTAAACTACAAGATGTTGCCAAATTGGCTGATGTATCTCCCACAACTGTTTCTCGAGTGATCAATAACTACGGACATATCAGCGACAAGACCCGGCGACGTGTTCGGGAAGCAATGGAACAACTAAATTACAGTCCAAACAGTCTTGCCAGATCTCTTCAGGGAAAATATTCTAATCTCATCGGATTAATATTTTTTGATATTAGTCACCCATTCTTTGGTGAGCTGGTCTCGCGACTGGAAAATATTCTCTTTGAGCGTGGTTATAAAACTATTCTTTGTAACAGTGCAAACAACCCCAATAAGGAACGGGAGTATTTAAAGCTTCTTGCAGCGAATCAAGTTGATGGCATTATTGCAGGGGCACACAACACCAATATCAGCGAATACCAGGAATACGATTTACCAATCATCTCTTTTGACCGATATTTGTCAAAAAATATTCCAATTGTAAGCTCAGATAATCTGGAAGGTGGTCAATTAGCTGCGAAAGCGCTCTACGAATCGGGTGTCAGAAGACCGGCAATTATTAGTGGTGTTTCGCAAGAGAACTCTCCGACTAATAATCGAACAACGGGATTTAAAGGCATATTTAGTACACATGGGATTACATCCGATGTCTTCGAGTTACCGTTTGAGACCCTGCCTTCGCTAAAGTACGAACGAATCCTCACAATACTGGATCGGTACCATAATGATGGAATTTTCTGTAGCGATGATCTCACCGCTATCCAAGTACATGAAGGAGCGCGGCAGCTAGGCATTGATGTCCCCGGAGCATTGAAGATTATCGGCTACGATGGAACAAAAGTTATACAAAATTACTATCCTGAACTAACGACAATCGTCCAACCATTAGACGACATCAGCCACCTGCTGGTTGAACTTCTCCTGTCTAAAATCAAGGACCCTGAATATCAAATGAAAAAGGAATATACGTTACCGGTTCGCCTCTATAAAGGCATCACCGCTTAG
- a CDS encoding sucrose-6-phosphate hydrolase: MKQILWNRKTRYRPYTSWSQHHIDQLRAHVATSPWRTQNHIQPFTGLLNDPCAFNYFNGKWHLFYQQYPYGPVHGLKSWHHLTSSDLVTWQDSQGQLLPGGKYDSHGVYTGSGYVEGSTLHLVYTGNVRDKFWNRHSYQMDAILNTENQVFKTSQPMIASVPVGYTNEFRDPYVFDYKKQRYCLVGSQTQNRKGTILLYKQTSHDFWQFRGHIQLPQVLTGYMVECPNIAFVDGHVVLIYCPQGLSRDVLPYENIYPNIAVIADDIDLVNRKLIGKVSVQQLDDGFEFYAARVTDAPDGRRLLISWIGLPEVNSPTERYGWAHCLSYVRTLHVRDHHLCLSPCKELNKLLSKHQQQNNASTITFNNLCGTAEIALKVQADQQICIKLHASDSTPLKVLIDTSIGKTVISRLTSHGFFEQRTGCFPAQKNIDLRLFIDESVFECFVDDGFLCMSGRFYPSAQPQSVIIECIKEIPCIDCWNLERSNDIR; the protein is encoded by the coding sequence ATGAAACAAATTCTTTGGAACCGAAAGACTCGCTATCGCCCTTATACAAGTTGGTCACAACATCATATTGATCAACTGCGAGCGCATGTGGCGACGAGTCCCTGGCGTACCCAAAATCACATCCAGCCATTTACAGGCCTTTTAAACGATCCATGTGCGTTCAACTACTTTAATGGAAAATGGCACCTTTTCTATCAGCAGTATCCGTATGGGCCCGTGCATGGGCTTAAATCCTGGCACCATCTAACATCCAGTGACCTCGTCACTTGGCAAGACTCACAAGGACAACTTCTACCTGGCGGAAAATATGATAGCCATGGGGTGTACACAGGATCAGGCTACGTGGAAGGCAGCACCTTACACCTCGTATATACAGGTAACGTCCGAGATAAGTTCTGGAACCGTCATTCTTACCAGATGGATGCTATCCTGAATACGGAAAATCAAGTGTTTAAGACAAGTCAACCAATGATTGCATCCGTTCCTGTGGGGTACACAAATGAATTCCGTGATCCTTATGTTTTTGACTACAAAAAGCAACGCTATTGTCTCGTTGGTTCCCAAACTCAAAACAGAAAAGGGACAATTCTACTATATAAACAAACCAGTCATGATTTCTGGCAATTCAGAGGGCATATTCAGTTACCCCAGGTGCTTACCGGGTACATGGTTGAGTGCCCTAATATCGCCTTTGTTGATGGTCATGTTGTATTAATTTACTGTCCTCAAGGTCTAAGCAGAGATGTCCTCCCGTATGAGAACATCTACCCTAATATAGCGGTCATTGCTGATGACATCGACCTGGTAAACCGAAAGCTGATTGGTAAGGTTTCCGTTCAACAACTGGATGATGGATTTGAATTTTATGCTGCACGCGTTACGGATGCTCCCGATGGCCGCCGACTCTTAATCAGCTGGATAGGGCTTCCTGAGGTAAATTCACCGACAGAACGATATGGTTGGGCTCACTGTCTTAGCTACGTCCGGACTCTACACGTACGAGACCATCACCTCTGTTTATCGCCTTGCAAAGAATTGAACAAACTTCTTTCAAAACATCAGCAACAAAACAATGCCAGCACCATCACTTTTAATAATTTGTGTGGCACTGCTGAGATTGCTTTGAAAGTCCAAGCAGATCAGCAAATATGTATTAAACTTCACGCGTCTGATAGCACTCCACTCAAGGTTCTAATCGACACAAGCATCGGGAAAACCGTCATCAGTCGGTTAACCAGTCACGGTTTTTTTGAACAGCGTACAGGATGCTTCCCCGCTCAAAAGAATATCGACCTCCGTTTGTTCATCGATGAGTCGGTCTTCGAATGCTTTGTAGATGATGGTTTCCTTTGCATGTCAGGGAGATTCTACCCTTCTGCTCAGCCCCAATCAGTTATTATAGAGTGTATAAAAGAGATTCCATGTATTGATTGTTGGAACCTGGAAAGGAGTAACGACATACGATGA
- a CDS encoding isochorismatase family protein — translation MRALLVIDVQKGFTEKSDAQAMMDCIKKLIRHFQSNHEPVFFIISREHT, via the coding sequence ATGCGTGCACTACTTGTTATTGATGTTCAGAAAGGCTTTACTGAAAAAAGCGATGCTCAGGCAATGATGGATTGTATCAAAAAATTGATCCGTCACTTCCAGTCCAACCATGAGCCCGTGTTTTTTATTATTAGCCGAGAACACACGTGA
- a CDS encoding ROK family protein, translating to MSIINTIKFGSIEAGGTKFVLVAADENYNVIQRKRIPTTTPKETLSKCLSFFKKHQVSALGIGSFGPIDIDQKSKSYGYILKTPKSNWANTNIVGVLRDALHIPVAFTTDVNASAYGEYVAGHAKDCSSVVYFTIGTGIGGGAIQNDQFIGGLTHPEMGHTLIVPRSDDSFCGICPFHHNYCFEGMASGPAIEARTGNRGENLPRTDPVFDLISYYAAQLAYNTFLQLQPEKIVFGGSVLQDRDLATVRYYFNEFNHGYVITPELNDLIVSTGVSENGSATIGNLALAKKLLSSNERIKETS from the coding sequence GTGAGTATCATCAACACAATAAAATTCGGTAGTATCGAAGCAGGGGGCACAAAATTTGTTCTCGTTGCGGCTGACGAAAACTACAATGTCATTCAACGTAAACGGATTCCAACCACAACACCAAAAGAAACACTTAGTAAATGTTTGTCATTCTTTAAGAAGCATCAGGTTTCAGCGTTAGGCATTGGTTCTTTTGGACCAATTGACATTGATCAAAAATCCAAATCATACGGGTATATTTTAAAAACTCCAAAATCTAACTGGGCAAATACCAATATTGTTGGCGTGCTCAGGGACGCCCTCCACATTCCCGTTGCCTTTACAACAGACGTTAACGCCTCTGCCTATGGCGAGTATGTTGCTGGTCATGCAAAGGACTGTAGCTCGGTTGTTTACTTTACCATAGGCACCGGAATTGGTGGTGGTGCAATTCAGAATGATCAATTTATCGGCGGCCTTACACATCCAGAAATGGGCCACACGCTGATTGTGCCGAGATCCGATGATTCATTTTGCGGTATCTGCCCATTCCACCACAATTATTGCTTCGAGGGAATGGCATCCGGCCCTGCCATCGAAGCAAGGACCGGTAACCGTGGCGAAAATCTTCCGCGTACTGATCCAGTTTTTGATTTAATCAGCTATTATGCTGCCCAATTAGCTTATAACACCTTCCTTCAGCTGCAGCCAGAAAAGATCGTATTTGGCGGTTCTGTACTACAAGACAGGGATTTAGCCACTGTTCGGTATTACTTTAACGAATTTAACCATGGCTACGTGATCACGCCGGAGTTAAACGATTTAATCGTAAGCACCGGCGTCTCAGAAAATGGTTCGGCAACAATTGGAAATTTAGCACTTGCTAAGAAACTATTAAGCAGCAATGAACGTATTAAAGAAACGTCTTAA
- a CDS encoding helix-turn-helix domain-containing protein has product MVLKGLKLRIYPNKEQKLKIKLNFGYNRFVWNQMLNMMIERYHNNPEVESV; this is encoded by the coding sequence ATGGTATTAAAAGGTTTAAAGTTAAGAATATATCCTAACAAAGAACAAAAACTTAAAATTAAATTAAACTTTGGCTATAACCGTTTTGTGTGGAATCAGATGTTAAACATGATGATTGAACGATACCACAACAATCCCGAAGTTGAGTCCGTATAA
- a CDS encoding glycoside hydrolase family 172 protein — protein MNISDLTRINLTEENRTITPENSTGEKGRAAMADSKLGKSRKGHAAIKLAQGETVTIADIKASGEIRHIWMTIADATPAGSFVLRDVVLRMYWDDSSKPAVEAPIGDFFCNGFGQRCDINSALIAVDPTGGFNSYIPMPFKTHAKITITNEHPGAIGGFFYIIDYVLKDQPDDMAYFHAYWNREEYTKKQNDYVVLPRVEGPGHFLGVYFEVCALQRYWWGEGEFKFYIDGDKKYPTITSTGTEDYFGGAWAFHNRDKDDKIFAQTYQRLYTGYPLMSKIDKTREHFATKHAMPSHGFGNDALPMHGLYRFHILDPIRFKNDLHVTVQQIGNDDIGIFERSDDVASVVYWYQKEPESTVPALLPREQRIPR, from the coding sequence ATGAACATTTCAGATTTAACACGCATTAACCTTACAGAAGAAAATCGTACGATTACGCCCGAAAACTCCACAGGAGAGAAAGGCCGGGCAGCGATGGCTGACAGTAAACTTGGAAAATCCAGAAAGGGTCACGCAGCAATTAAGTTGGCTCAAGGTGAGACTGTTACGATTGCAGATATTAAGGCCTCTGGTGAAATTAGGCATATATGGATGACGATTGCCGATGCAACTCCAGCCGGAAGCTTTGTATTACGCGATGTAGTTTTGCGAATGTATTGGGACGACTCGTCTAAACCGGCAGTTGAAGCACCAATTGGTGATTTTTTCTGTAATGGCTTTGGACAGCGATGTGATATTAACTCTGCACTAATTGCAGTTGACCCAACCGGTGGCTTCAATAGCTATATTCCGATGCCATTTAAAACACATGCAAAAATTACGATTACCAATGAGCATCCGGGGGCAATTGGGGGATTCTTCTACATTATCGATTACGTTTTGAAGGACCAGCCGGATGATATGGCTTATTTTCATGCCTATTGGAACCGCGAAGAATACACAAAGAAGCAAAACGACTATGTTGTTCTACCCAGAGTAGAAGGACCCGGCCACTTTTTAGGTGTGTATTTTGAAGTTTGTGCCTTGCAGCGCTACTGGTGGGGTGAAGGCGAGTTTAAATTTTACATTGATGGTGATAAAAAGTATCCAACAATCACTTCAACTGGTACTGAAGACTATTTCGGCGGTGCCTGGGCATTTCACAACAGAGACAAAGACGACAAAATATTTGCACAGACATATCAGCGACTCTATACTGGCTATCCATTGATGTCAAAGATTGATAAGACTCGTGAACATTTTGCAACAAAGCACGCGATGCCATCCCACGGATTTGGTAACGACGCCTTACCAATGCATGGATTGTATCGATTCCACATTCTGGATCCTATTCGATTTAAAAACGATCTTCATGTGACTGTTCAGCAAATCGGTAATGATGACATCGGAATTTTTGAGCGTTCTGATGATGTTGCTTCCGTTGTTTATTGGTATCAGAAAGAACCTGAAAGCACAGTTCCTGCTCTCTTGCCAAGAGAACAGCGCATACCGCGGTAA
- a CDS encoding IS256 family transposase: MAQLQITLDEQLLHQLFLGDSKESGMNALLEAILDQVLQAQASEQLKAEKYERSEARTDYRNGSYPHQLTTRVGKLSLNVPRLRNGHFSTDLFKRYQRSEQALVLSLMEMVINGVSTRRVSHITEELCGTDFSKSTVSDLCGHLDPLVHGWNDRPLEGSYPFLFVDAIYTKVRENGRVRSRGVLISYGVNEKGYRMILGLKVDDSESTEAWKNYFDWLKSRGLKGVDVIVSDDHGGLVGAVQKAFQGATWQRCQAHFLRNVNDRFPDDLQREGAEQVKAILHAPDIETARTLLQSFLDTYQEKASKVTEMVEEAFDDVTAVLSLPEPYRRRLRTTNGMERLNEEFRRREQVIRIFPNRESVIRLMGSVLMEQDEKWSNGRRYLRMDDYFDWKAKQPKVANSSKVTAIYPG, encoded by the coding sequence ATGGCTCAACTACAGATTACTCTAGATGAACAACTTTTGCATCAATTATTTCTTGGCGATTCAAAAGAATCTGGCATGAATGCCCTTTTGGAGGCGATTTTAGATCAAGTACTTCAGGCGCAGGCCAGTGAGCAACTGAAAGCCGAAAAATATGAACGTAGTGAGGCCCGGACCGATTACCGAAACGGCTCCTACCCCCACCAACTAACGACCCGTGTGGGCAAGCTTTCGCTGAACGTTCCTCGACTACGCAACGGTCATTTTTCAACCGATCTCTTTAAACGCTATCAGCGCAGTGAACAAGCGCTCGTTTTGTCTTTGATGGAAATGGTCATCAATGGGGTTTCAACACGCCGTGTCAGTCACATCACTGAAGAGCTTTGCGGCACAGACTTCTCGAAGTCGACCGTATCGGATCTTTGCGGACATCTGGATCCACTGGTCCATGGCTGGAATGACCGCCCTCTGGAGGGCAGCTATCCGTTTCTGTTTGTTGATGCGATTTATACAAAGGTGCGTGAAAATGGCCGTGTTCGTTCTCGTGGTGTATTGATTAGTTATGGCGTCAACGAGAAAGGGTATCGCATGATTCTGGGTCTGAAAGTCGATGACAGCGAAAGCACGGAGGCGTGGAAGAACTATTTCGATTGGCTGAAGTCTCGTGGTCTGAAGGGCGTCGATGTGATTGTCAGTGATGATCATGGGGGTCTCGTCGGTGCCGTTCAAAAAGCGTTTCAGGGAGCCACATGGCAACGGTGCCAGGCTCACTTTCTGCGCAACGTAAACGATCGGTTCCCAGATGATTTACAGCGAGAAGGAGCTGAACAGGTAAAAGCGATTCTGCACGCCCCAGACATCGAAACCGCTCGTACGCTCCTTCAGTCTTTTCTGGATACTTATCAGGAGAAAGCGTCTAAAGTGACTGAAATGGTGGAAGAAGCTTTTGATGATGTCACTGCAGTCCTTTCACTTCCGGAGCCGTATCGTCGCCGCCTGCGAACGACAAACGGTATGGAGCGCCTCAATGAAGAATTTCGCCGTCGGGAGCAGGTCATTCGTATTTTTCCTAACCGCGAGTCAGTCATCCGCCTCATGGGTTCTGTTCTCATGGAGCAGGACGAAAAGTGGTCGAACGGCCGGCGCTACCTGAGAATGGATGACTATTTTGACTGGAAAGCGAAACAACCCAAAGTGGCTAATTCCAGTAAAGTGACAGCCATTTATCCAGGATAA
- the pdxK gene encoding pyridoxine/pyridoxal/pyridoxamine kinase translates to MAHYKALTIAGSDSSGGAGMQADLKTFQELGVYGMTALTCVVTMDPFHHWAHSVTMLDTDLLKKQLDTIVSGIGVDAMKTGMLGSPEVIRIASDTIEKNQLKNVVIDPVMVCKGAEEALQPELQPENTSAIRDLLLPKALITTPNLYEAAKLAGTKWISSVDQMKEAAAKLVDLGAKNALVKGGARLHDTDQAIDVLYDGKDFHIISAEKVDTPNIHGAGCTYAAAITAGLAQGKSVLDAVKLAKDFVTAGIRESFRLNDYTGPTDHSAYKRSLSKRSL, encoded by the coding sequence GTGGCACATTATAAGGCACTGACCATCGCCGGTTCGGACTCAAGCGGCGGTGCAGGTATGCAGGCAGACCTGAAGACTTTTCAGGAGCTCGGCGTATACGGCATGACGGCGCTGACCTGCGTGGTAACAATGGATCCTTTCCATCACTGGGCCCATTCGGTCACCATGCTTGATACAGATTTGCTGAAAAAGCAGCTCGATACGATTGTCTCCGGTATTGGCGTGGATGCGATGAAGACAGGCATGCTCGGGTCTCCGGAAGTGATCCGAATAGCTTCTGATACGATTGAAAAAAATCAGCTGAAAAACGTGGTTATTGATCCGGTAATGGTCTGCAAGGGCGCAGAAGAGGCCCTTCAGCCAGAACTGCAGCCGGAAAATACGTCGGCCATCCGTGACCTGCTGCTTCCTAAAGCATTGATTACCACGCCGAATCTTTATGAGGCGGCAAAACTGGCGGGAACGAAGTGGATCAGTTCGGTTGATCAAATGAAAGAAGCGGCAGCAAAACTGGTTGATCTCGGTGCAAAAAATGCACTGGTTAAGGGCGGTGCCCGTTTGCACGATACAGACCAGGCGATTGATGTCCTCTACGACGGAAAAGATTTTCATATCATCTCCGCTGAAAAAGTGGACACGCCGAATATTCATGGCGCAGGCTGTACCTATGCAGCGGCGATCACTGCCGGGCTGGCACAGGGAAAATCTGTCCTTGATGCTGTAAAACTGGCCAAGGATTTTGTGACAGCCGGCATTCGTGAATCCTTCCGGCTGAACGATTATACCGGACCAACCGACCACAGTGCCTATAAAAGATCACTGAGTAAACGTAGCTTGTGA
- a CDS encoding sucrose-specific PTS transporter subunit IIBC translates to MQHGEVAKRVLKNLGQDNIQAAAHCATRLRLVLKDDKSIDQKALDSDPDIKGTFETDGQYQIIIGPGDVDKVYAELIKMTGLKEATTDDVKKVASQKKKNPIVSLLKVLSDIFIPIIPALVAGGLLMALYNVLTAEHLFMAKSIVEEWSGLKGFADMVNAMSAAPFTFLPILIGISATKRFGGNPYLGAVMGMIMVLPSLVNGYGVAAALEADKMKYWNVFGLKIAQAGYQGQVLPVLGVSYILANLEKFFHRYLKGAVDFTFTPMFSIIITGFLTFTIVGPALRTVGDGLTSGLVWLYNTTGWFGMGIFGLFYSAIVITGLHQMFPPIETQLLANASKTGGSFMFPVVSMANITQGAATAAIFFASKDKKQKVLASSSSISALLGITEPAIFGVNLKLKFPFFCAAIASGIGSALLGLTHVLSLSLGPAWIFGFISIRSQSIVAYMICIVVGFVLSFIFTYLYAKRAFANQPQNTAENTVFNEENTMRKADEIVVAPVSGQTQDISTVNDKVFSTAIIGKGIAIKPNSDQVVAPVTGEVTVSYPTNHAYGIRSNDGAELLIHLGIDTVNLQGKFLTSNVRQGDQVEKGQPLGTFDREKIQNAGYDTTVMVVVTNSKDYADVEPIAKQNVAVGDKLLALAVPLSNAPVATKLKLS, encoded by the coding sequence ATGCAACATGGAGAAGTTGCTAAACGAGTTCTTAAGAATCTTGGCCAAGATAATATTCAGGCTGCAGCACATTGTGCTACGAGACTGCGTCTTGTTTTAAAAGACGACAAGTCAATCGATCAAAAGGCTCTGGATAGTGATCCTGATATCAAAGGCACATTTGAAACTGATGGTCAATATCAGATCATCATCGGACCCGGTGATGTTGATAAGGTCTACGCAGAACTGATTAAGATGACGGGACTTAAAGAAGCAACGACCGATGATGTTAAAAAAGTAGCTAGTCAAAAAAAGAAAAATCCTATTGTCTCACTTCTCAAAGTTCTATCTGACATTTTTATTCCGATTATACCTGCACTTGTAGCGGGTGGGCTCCTGATGGCATTGTATAACGTGCTGACCGCCGAACATTTGTTTATGGCTAAGTCGATCGTTGAAGAATGGTCGGGTTTAAAAGGCTTTGCGGATATGGTTAATGCCATGTCGGCGGCACCATTTACTTTCCTGCCAATTCTGATTGGTATTTCGGCCACAAAACGCTTTGGTGGGAATCCTTACCTTGGGGCCGTCATGGGCATGATTATGGTTCTGCCATCGTTGGTTAATGGTTACGGTGTTGCAGCAGCTCTTGAAGCTGATAAAATGAAGTACTGGAATGTATTCGGGCTAAAGATTGCTCAGGCTGGCTACCAGGGCCAGGTATTACCTGTACTTGGTGTTTCGTACATTCTGGCAAATTTGGAAAAATTCTTCCACAGGTATCTTAAGGGTGCTGTTGATTTTACATTTACACCAATGTTTTCAATCATTATCACAGGATTTCTTACATTTACTATTGTCGGTCCGGCGCTTCGAACAGTAGGCGATGGTCTAACTAGTGGATTAGTATGGCTTTACAACACAACCGGATGGTTCGGAATGGGCATCTTTGGCTTGTTCTACTCTGCAATTGTTATTACAGGTTTGCACCAAATGTTTCCACCAATTGAAACTCAACTTCTTGCGAATGCATCAAAAACTGGTGGCTCCTTCATGTTCCCTGTGGTTTCTATGGCGAATATTACTCAGGGTGCGGCCACGGCGGCGATTTTCTTTGCAAGTAAAGACAAGAAGCAAAAGGTACTTGCATCGTCCTCAAGTATTTCCGCTTTGCTTGGAATTACAGAACCAGCAATCTTTGGGGTTAACCTTAAACTCAAATTTCCATTCTTCTGCGCTGCGATCGCATCTGGTATTGGGAGTGCGCTGCTGGGACTTACCCACGTTCTCTCTCTTTCGCTGGGGCCAGCCTGGATTTTTGGCTTTATATCGATTCGTTCACAATCAATTGTTGCATACATGATTTGCATTGTCGTTGGGTTCGTGCTTTCATTCATCTTTACGTATCTGTATGCTAAACGTGCGTTTGCTAATCAACCTCAGAACACAGCCGAGAATACTGTATTCAATGAAGAAAACACGATGCGTAAAGCGGATGAAATTGTAGTTGCCCCTGTGAGTGGTCAGACACAAGACATCTCAACGGTTAATGACAAAGTTTTTAGTACAGCAATTATCGGTAAGGGCATCGCGATTAAACCCAACTCAGATCAGGTGGTTGCCCCTGTTACCGGGGAAGTCACCGTCAGTTATCCCACAAATCATGCCTACGGCATTCGATCTAATGATGGTGCAGAATTGTTGATCCACCTCGGTATTGATACGGTCAATCTCCAAGGAAAATTCTTAACGAGTAATGTTCGGCAAGGAGATCAAGTTGAAAAAGGCCAGCCTCTTGGTACCTTTGATCGTGAGAAGATCCAGAACGCCGGGTATGATACAACAGTTATGGTAGTTGTTACTAACTCTAAAGATTATGCAGACGTTGAACCTATTGCAAAACAGAATGTGGCTGTGGGCGACAAGCTATTAGCCTTGGCTGTACCGCTTTCGAACGCTCCCGTGGCGACAAAGTTAAAGCTTTCGTAG